A part of Paraliobacillus zengyii genomic DNA contains:
- a CDS encoding beta-glucoside-specific PTS transporter subunit IIABC, with the protein MNYNQLAEKIIHYVGGEENIESLHHCTTRLRFKLVDKSKVDRQEIQQLLGVIQVMDSAGQLHIVIGNDVSDVYRKIIKQSELDGKTQTKTQENNSILNYFIDIISGVFTPLLGAMAGVGILKGILILSLALNWLNEDSGTYQILHAASDSLFYFLPLILGITAARKFGTDPYVAFVIAGALVYPDLITTYESGLELTFMGLPIYLTNYATSVIPIILTVFVMSKIEPLLNKIFPSAIKTFFTPLVLIATLVPLTLLVFGPFGNYVSGGLADGYSWIYSNSAVVAGIVIGFSWQILVMFGLHWGLVPIAVNNLSQFGGDTLIAMLTPAIFAQAGAALGVFLKSKKKQVKSIAAPAAIAGLFGVTEPAIYGITLRYKKPFIIGCIAGGIGGAIAGQSGASSSSLAVPGLASLPVFFGRGFTLFLLAIAISFIFATVFTYFFGYQDEMSAQTATNNQTETVIKNVAIASPFNGALLSLEEVPDEVFASGVVGKGIAVVPIDKKLYAPVTGVVSSVFPTSHAIGFTSQEGVEVLIHVGIHTVQLDGEYMEVFVKQGDLVEQGQHIATIEIEKITARGYDIITPILVTNTGEYTDVLPIDEENIVVGERLITVII; encoded by the coding sequence ATGAATTATAATCAGTTAGCTGAGAAAATTATTCATTATGTTGGTGGAGAAGAAAATATTGAGTCTTTACATCACTGTACAACCAGATTGCGATTTAAATTAGTTGATAAATCTAAAGTTGATCGACAGGAAATACAACAATTATTAGGTGTTATACAAGTGATGGATAGTGCCGGTCAACTACATATTGTTATTGGGAATGATGTTAGTGACGTCTATCGGAAAATAATAAAACAAAGTGAGTTAGACGGTAAAACACAAACTAAAACGCAAGAAAACAACTCTATACTGAATTATTTTATTGATATTATTTCAGGTGTTTTCACGCCATTATTAGGTGCAATGGCTGGTGTCGGTATTTTAAAAGGCATATTGATTTTATCCCTTGCATTAAACTGGTTAAATGAAGATAGCGGTACCTATCAAATTTTACATGCGGCAAGTGACAGTTTGTTTTATTTTTTACCACTTATATTAGGTATAACAGCCGCACGAAAATTTGGCACGGATCCTTATGTAGCTTTTGTTATTGCAGGAGCATTAGTATATCCAGATTTGATCACTACATATGAATCAGGGTTAGAATTAACTTTTATGGGCTTACCTATTTATTTAACGAACTATGCAACATCTGTTATACCGATCATTTTGACGGTTTTTGTCATGTCTAAAATAGAACCACTACTAAATAAAATTTTTCCTAGTGCGATAAAAACATTTTTTACACCACTAGTGTTAATTGCGACGTTGGTTCCGTTAACTTTATTAGTGTTTGGTCCTTTTGGTAACTATGTAAGTGGAGGTCTTGCTGATGGATATAGCTGGATTTATAGTAATAGTGCAGTAGTAGCAGGAATTGTAATAGGTTTCTCGTGGCAAATACTTGTCATGTTTGGTCTGCACTGGGGATTAGTTCCTATCGCAGTTAATAATTTAAGTCAATTTGGTGGAGATACCCTTATTGCGATGTTAACGCCAGCAATTTTTGCTCAGGCTGGAGCGGCGCTTGGTGTATTTCTTAAATCAAAGAAAAAACAGGTTAAATCAATCGCTGCCCCTGCGGCAATAGCGGGCTTGTTTGGGGTGACAGAACCCGCTATATATGGAATTACACTACGTTATAAAAAACCATTCATTATAGGCTGTATTGCTGGAGGGATTGGTGGTGCAATTGCTGGGCAATCAGGCGCAAGTTCTTCATCTTTAGCAGTACCAGGACTTGCTTCCTTACCGGTATTCTTTGGACGCGGTTTTACATTATTTTTATTAGCAATAGCAATAAGTTTCATTTTTGCTACTGTATTTACTTATTTCTTTGGATATCAAGATGAAATGAGCGCACAAACTGCAACTAATAATCAAACAGAAACAGTCATAAAGAATGTAGCGATAGCAAGTCCATTTAATGGGGCACTTCTTTCATTAGAAGAGGTACCAGATGAAGTGTTTGCTTCAGGTGTGGTTGGTAAAGGTATTGCGGTTGTACCAATTGATAAGAAGTTATACGCGCCAGTAACGGGAGTAGTTTCAAGTGTCTTTCCAACGAGTCATGCGATCGGTTTTACATCACAAGAAGGTGTAGAAGTATTGATTCATGTAGGGATTCATACAGTGCAATTAGATGGTGAATATATGGAAGTATTCGTCAAACAAGGTGACCTGGTAGAGCAAGGTCAGCATATCGCAACAATAGAAATCGAAAAAATTACTGCACGGGGATATGATATCATCACGCCGATTCTTGTAACGAATACAGGAGAATATACAGATGTTTTACCAATAGATGAAGAGAATATAGTGGTAGGAGAACGACTGATTACAGTTATTATTTAA
- the licT gene encoding BglG family transcription antiterminator LicT: MNIKKILNNNVVVTENEQQKELVVMGRGLAFQKKIGEEIESEKIEKTFVLEGEGFTDKLAELLSEIPEQYFEIAYKIINFATKRLPYELDDYIYVALTDHLSFAISRFKQGVNLPNALLWEIKKFYKEEYQIARDALVIIKEEIGIDLPEDEAGSIALHLVNSQLSGENVEATVKVTKMVNSILTIVKYHYNIEIDETSLNYERFLTHLKFFALRFIRNEGKGQESMDTFLFEQIKTKYKKAYDCSEKIVAFVAKSYDWDISDDEKIYLSIHIHRVTNREVQQQQSNK, from the coding sequence ATGAATATAAAAAAAATCTTAAATAACAATGTTGTTGTAACGGAAAACGAGCAGCAAAAAGAGTTAGTTGTGATGGGGAGAGGCCTAGCTTTTCAAAAAAAGATCGGTGAAGAAATTGAAAGCGAAAAAATTGAAAAGACCTTTGTTTTAGAAGGAGAAGGTTTTACAGACAAATTAGCAGAACTTTTAAGTGAGATCCCAGAACAGTATTTTGAAATCGCTTATAAAATAATTAATTTTGCAACGAAACGGTTACCGTATGAATTAGATGATTATATTTATGTTGCCCTTACTGATCATTTGAGTTTTGCAATTAGCCGCTTTAAACAAGGGGTTAATTTACCGAATGCCCTATTATGGGAAATAAAAAAGTTCTATAAAGAAGAATATCAAATTGCAAGAGATGCACTTGTTATTATTAAAGAAGAAATAGGAATCGATCTTCCAGAAGACGAAGCAGGTTCTATTGCTTTACACTTAGTTAACAGTCAGCTCTCGGGGGAAAATGTCGAAGCAACCGTGAAAGTTACAAAGATGGTTAATAGTATTTTAACCATTGTGAAATATCATTATAATATTGAAATAGATGAGACTTCGCTTAACTATGAAAGATTTTTAACACACTTAAAATTCTTTGCCTTACGATTCATACGAAATGAGGGTAAGGGACAGGAAAGTATGGATACCTTTTTATTTGAACAGATAAAAACGAAATATAAAAAGGCATATGATTGTAGTGAAAAAATTGTTGCGTTTGTAGCTAAATCATACGATTGGGATATATCAGATGACGAAAAAATTTACTTGAGTATCCATATTCATCGTGTTACCAATAGAGAAGTACAACAGCAACAATCAAACAAATAG
- a CDS encoding class I SAM-dependent methyltransferase, translating to MTNNIDAFSNSLESYRNYTEMPWGKLFYSTVLSQIEQHLSGQKYVLDIGCGFGLTALSLAQKGFKVMAVEPNKELLNMAKEKALDSGVAIEFRNLNMTQLDSFECTVDFLICHNVLEYVDNPEKAIRDLADKTKNKGYLSLITHNPLANVLKKAIVDKSPAKALTYIGKKSDYSAVIGAETSLYTNDDIQKWLNNAGFKVVNRYGVHNLYGYIDNEFKFDPDWNKQMTELEMQVSSISPYRDIAVFTHTIAQLT from the coding sequence ATGACAAATAACATTGATGCATTTTCGAATAGTTTAGAAAGTTATCGTAATTACACAGAAATGCCTTGGGGAAAGTTATTTTACTCAACAGTTCTCTCACAAATAGAACAACATTTAAGTGGTCAAAAATACGTTTTAGACATTGGATGCGGATTTGGCTTAACGGCTTTATCTTTAGCACAGAAAGGTTTTAAAGTAATGGCAGTTGAACCTAATAAAGAGTTGTTAAACATGGCTAAAGAGAAAGCACTTGATAGCGGTGTCGCTATTGAATTTAGGAATTTAAATATGACACAACTGGATTCTTTTGAATGTACTGTTGATTTTTTAATTTGTCATAATGTGCTTGAATATGTGGACAATCCCGAAAAAGCGATTAGAGACTTGGCTGATAAGACAAAAAATAAAGGATATCTATCGTTAATTACTCATAATCCATTGGCAAACGTATTGAAAAAGGCAATAGTAGATAAATCACCGGCAAAAGCGTTAACTTATATTGGGAAAAAATCAGATTATAGTGCAGTGATTGGTGCAGAAACGTCACTCTATACAAATGATGATATTCAGAAATGGTTGAATAATGCTGGATTTAAGGTCGTGAATCGTTATGGTGTTCATAATTTATACGGATACATAGACAACGAATTTAAGTTTGATCCTGATTGGAATAAACAAATGACTGAACTGGAGATGCAAGTCAGTAGTATTTCTCCTTATCGAGATATTGCTGTTTTCACGCATACAATTGCTCAGCTAACATAA
- a CDS encoding HAD family hydrolase: MTNYKILFLDIDGTILKADHTIDDSTKNAIKQVKEQGIEIFLATGRPLHEVIDIAEELDVHSFIGYNGAYAIYQDKEILNKPMKQETVEHFLRVCEANPHEMVLYTHNKSLMTSMEADVIKDFSSYFDLKDTSLYTSAYVDNILGITLMNLNEDDPGLYETDEPIFFSQVNVEGLMHSYDVIRESVNKGRAIKHVIELLGFEKDSTIAFGDGMNDKQMLAFVEEGFAMGNAHTDLFAFAKHRTTSVDDNGIFNGLKQLGLVK, translated from the coding sequence ATGACAAATTATAAAATATTATTTTTAGATATTGATGGAACTATTTTGAAAGCAGATCACACGATTGATGATTCGACAAAAAATGCAATAAAACAAGTAAAAGAACAAGGAATAGAGATCTTCTTGGCTACTGGTCGACCACTACATGAAGTTATAGACATTGCTGAAGAACTAGATGTACATTCTTTTATTGGCTACAACGGTGCTTATGCTATATATCAAGATAAAGAAATATTGAACAAACCCATGAAACAGGAGACAGTCGAACACTTCCTTCGTGTTTGTGAAGCGAATCCGCATGAAATGGTTTTATATACACATAATAAAAGTTTGATGACATCAATGGAAGCAGATGTTATTAAAGATTTTTCTAGTTACTTTGATTTAAAAGACACATCACTATATACATCGGCATATGTGGATAATATTTTAGGAATTACACTAATGAACCTAAATGAAGATGATCCCGGATTATATGAAACAGATGAACCGATCTTTTTCTCGCAGGTTAATGTTGAAGGTCTAATGCATAGTTATGACGTAATCCGAGAGAGTGTAAACAAAGGTCGCGCTATTAAACATGTTATTGAACTTCTTGGTTTCGAAAAAGATAGTACGATTGCATTTGGGGACGGGATGAATGACAAACAAATGCTTGCATTTGTAGAAGAAGGTTTTGCAATGGGAAACGCGCATACAGATTTGTTCGCTTTCGCAAAACATCGTACAACAAGTGTCGATGATAATGGTATTTTTAACGGACTAAAGCAATTAGGTTTAGTTAAATAA
- a CDS encoding YjcZ family sporulation protein: MGYHGGYGAGYGAGCATPVATGAGSGFALIVVLFILLIIVGASFY; encoded by the coding sequence ATGGGTTATCATGGTGGATATGGTGCCGGCTATGGTGCTGGTTGTGCTACTCCTGTAGCGACAGGTGCTGGTAGCGGATTTGCGCTAATAGTTGTGTTGTTTATTCTTTTAATTATTGTAGGTGCGTCATTTTATTAA
- a CDS encoding Cof-type HAD-IIB family hydrolase, which produces MKLIATDLDGTLLNENGEISKENETALKKAIQAGIKVVVATGRSYSAANKPLQAVGITCPIICLNGANVFTEKGERLRNIPLSKLISKKIIQQCQESEAYFELYTNQGIYSPDRAKFMEVLLNIMLSSHPEVSREEVEERAALRFQEEEFKITDDFNGLLADKDIEVYKALAFSLEVDTLEKVKKQFSVKDNVIITSSGFDNAEFNHPDAQKGIALSLFAAENGIALEDTMAIGDNFNDLSMLKIVGHSVAMGNAEKAIKQACNFTTVSNNEHGVAKAIEVFINK; this is translated from the coding sequence ATGAAACTTATTGCGACAGATTTAGATGGCACATTATTGAATGAAAATGGGGAAATTAGCAAAGAAAATGAAACAGCATTAAAGAAAGCAATTCAAGCGGGAATAAAAGTAGTTGTTGCAACTGGCCGGTCCTATTCCGCTGCAAATAAGCCATTACAAGCAGTTGGGATAACTTGTCCTATTATTTGTTTAAATGGTGCAAATGTTTTTACAGAAAAAGGGGAAAGGTTACGTAATATCCCACTTTCTAAATTAATCAGCAAAAAAATTATACAGCAATGTCAGGAAAGTGAAGCCTATTTTGAATTATATACCAATCAAGGTATCTATTCTCCTGACCGCGCAAAATTCATGGAAGTCCTTTTGAATATCATGCTCTCTTCTCACCCAGAAGTTTCGCGTGAAGAAGTGGAAGAGCGAGCAGCATTGCGTTTTCAAGAAGAAGAGTTTAAAATAACAGATGATTTCAACGGACTTCTTGCAGATAAAGACATTGAAGTCTATAAAGCACTTGCCTTTTCTCTAGAAGTAGATACATTGGAAAAAGTAAAAAAACAGTTTTCAGTCAAGGATAACGTCATCATTACATCTTCTGGTTTTGACAATGCAGAATTTAATCATCCAGATGCACAAAAGGGGATTGCTTTATCACTTTTTGCAGCTGAAAATGGCATCGCTTTAGAAGACACAATGGCAATTGGTGATAATTTTAACGATTTATCCATGTTAAAGATTGTTGGGCATAGTGTCGCAATGGGTAACGCTGAAAAGGCCATTAAACAAGCATGTAATTTCACGACAGTAAGTAACAATGAACACGGTGTTGCTAAAGCAATTGAAGTATTCATAAATAAATAA
- a CDS encoding AEC family transporter, which yields MDGFNQQFIYSILIIGLGYLLKQTKIIKESDGEGLARLIFNLTLPSLIVVTFSDIVIEPSLFFLVIAAIIAGFFFVSIGLFVFRNEQNSTRGMLLMMIPGYNVGLFAYPLVEGLWGAEGIKYFGMFDVGNAFIVFGLSYLMGSFYASEETKITTKEITLKLVKSIPLMTYMIVFLLNIIHIPLPNVLIDTASIISGANMPLSLLLLGIYLNFTFDKKYLYLVGKFLVARFGVGLLIGIALFVWLPVDLMFRYTLLIALILPTSMSLLPYAVEFGYDKKFVGTVSNITMLLSFFLIWLIINI from the coding sequence TTGGACGGATTTAATCAGCAATTCATCTATTCCATTTTAATTATTGGTTTAGGTTATTTATTAAAACAAACAAAAATAATCAAAGAAAGTGATGGAGAAGGACTAGCACGTCTTATATTTAATCTTACATTACCAAGCTTAATTGTAGTAACATTTTCAGATATTGTGATTGAGCCATCTTTATTTTTCTTAGTAATAGCGGCAATTATTGCAGGTTTTTTCTTCGTATCCATCGGTTTATTTGTTTTTAGAAATGAACAGAACAGTACAAGAGGCATGTTACTTATGATGATACCAGGATATAATGTAGGCTTATTCGCTTATCCTTTGGTAGAAGGGCTTTGGGGTGCGGAAGGGATTAAATATTTTGGAATGTTTGATGTAGGGAATGCTTTTATTGTATTTGGATTAAGTTATTTAATGGGTAGTTTTTATGCAAGTGAGGAAACCAAGATCACAACGAAAGAAATTACACTTAAGTTAGTAAAATCAATTCCATTGATGACATATATGATTGTATTTCTATTAAATATTATACATATTCCATTGCCAAATGTATTAATTGATACAGCTTCTATTATTTCTGGTGCGAATATGCCATTATCTTTATTATTATTAGGTATTTATTTGAATTTTACTTTTGATAAAAAATATTTGTATTTAGTTGGGAAGTTCCTTGTAGCTCGATTTGGAGTTGGTCTGCTTATTGGAATTGCACTCTTTGTTTGGTTGCCAGTTGATTTAATGTTTCGCTATACACTCTTGATTGCTTTAATCTTACCGACTTCAATGTCCTTATTGCCTTATGCAGTTGAATTTGGTTATGATAAAAAGTTTGTTGGGACTGTATCAAATATCACCATGTTACTTAGTTTCTTTTTAATTTGGTTAATTATTAATATATGA
- a CDS encoding alpha/beta fold hydrolase produces the protein MSGYITIRNKRIYYEVHGDADLPVSLYLHGGPGVGSYDFIEQQGKKLSKFMRVIAIDQRGVLRSDPIEDKESFGLLDLVEDCETIRKQLGIEKWGIIGHSIGGYLAVHYQLKYPEQVTYLLFECPTFDLGSSARSLITGAVQQYERLGKDGMIKECLIASKITDTKKVWEKCIEFLIDLGENKDNLYVHGEDKHFFDRLVEKSDIPEVNWKRAFNHQQKLYQEGKIFESLLTKLDSITCPMLLMKGKYDWVTGDDQLLSFTNGKSNRKVVMFNQSGHFPRVEEPKMYARTIKDFISVN, from the coding sequence TTGTCTGGGTATATAACGATTAGAAACAAGCGGATTTATTATGAGGTTCACGGCGATGCCGATCTACCTGTAAGTTTGTATTTACATGGTGGCCCTGGAGTTGGTTCCTATGACTTCATCGAACAGCAAGGTAAAAAGCTTTCAAAATTCATGAGGGTCATTGCAATTGATCAAAGAGGAGTGCTACGATCGGATCCAATTGAAGATAAAGAGTCATTCGGACTTCTTGATCTGGTAGAGGACTGCGAAACTATCCGTAAACAACTTGGTATCGAAAAGTGGGGTATCATTGGTCATTCTATTGGTGGATATTTGGCAGTACACTATCAATTAAAATATCCTGAGCAGGTGACATATCTTTTGTTTGAATGTCCGACGTTTGATTTGGGAAGTTCTGCGCGATCTCTAATTACAGGAGCAGTTCAGCAATATGAACGATTAGGAAAAGATGGGATGATCAAAGAGTGCCTGATAGCTTCAAAAATAACGGATACCAAAAAGGTATGGGAAAAATGTATAGAGTTTCTTATTGATTTAGGTGAAAATAAAGACAATTTGTATGTCCATGGTGAAGATAAGCATTTTTTTGATCGACTTGTTGAAAAATCCGATATTCCAGAGGTGAATTGGAAAAGGGCCTTCAATCATCAACAAAAACTCTATCAAGAGGGGAAAATATTTGAATCATTGTTAACGAAACTCGATTCTATTACCTGTCCAATGCTACTGATGAAAGGTAAATATGATTGGGTAACGGGTGATGACCAACTGCTCTCGTTTACGAACGGAAAGTCCAATCGTAAGGTAGTTATGTTTAATCAAAGTGGCCACTTTCCGAGGGTTGAGGAACCCAAAATGTATGCCAGGACAATAAAAGATTTCATATCGGTTAACTGA